One stretch of Miscanthus floridulus cultivar M001 chromosome 18, ASM1932011v1, whole genome shotgun sequence DNA includes these proteins:
- the LOC136524381 gene encoding protein MICRORCHIDIA 6-like: MIVDIVYVSSDDDEVVVTEEPNVHGKGVHVKAEFFDLTSDNDIFEEGHIAYEQGGSAQGASFLKQEFTVDDGHEEAAQCTVTLQMQNLGAGGGQGDASQFTETLQVQKLRADDGQSDAVHSTGTLLMQELKTDGGQRGAAQCTASLHMQELRADDVQGDAAQCVTTLQMQELSADDGQGDAVQCITLQKRQEPRATLQTQKHDGQGDAAWFTPTLQRQEHTADNEQGDTVQCTTTQQRQESIADDTQGDFPHCTTALQWQGSHKAQCTTTLLRQEFLAAGGSMQEAALLRNSAEATTSLTSTQGRHMITGLFNVSTATPFPRQFWKAGDYGSASQAALNNGHNRLQIHPKFLHSNATSHKWPFGAIAELLDNAIDEVSNGATFVKIDKMKHSPDGDYSLVIEDNGGGMSPKSLRHCMSFGFSQKCTTSSIGQYGNGFKTSTMRLGADAIVFTCTKDDRRLTRSIGLLSYTFLMRSNCSDIFVPAVDYELDASSSTFKRKMNCGEKHFLSNLSTLLKWCSFSTEDELLNQFSDMECHGTKIFVFNLWLNDALEMELDFITDKEDILISGAPEIRPGWNTVESLTQMHVANRFRYSLRPSMLYLHVPENFQIILCGRAVEPHYVVNDLIYRECIKYRPQVEVTTEVDAITTIGFLKGAPRLDIYGFSVYHKNRLILPYWCAGSCSGRRRGIAGVLEANFIRPTHDKQDFERTGLFQRLETRLKDMAKEYWTYHCHMVGYNPVMKRPPPAHYVSTTAENSDDNLAAQSTTKTNGYNSRAMVSVGLHPCSNGYNAQDPMHADVGTSFDQMRYDACPSMTINVGTTLHSLRYAPQQSQAELYKQRKSSSEIHWRSQKRRNTNVYFDKPESDNGTEMAEFRVVLDSNTMLKAECSELEEAGKQLASKADKLRKELDVWRRMYQGLSGELRFDGLEGLRRSRHCSSSSIGFI, from the exons ATGATAGTAGACATTGTTTATGTGtccagtgatgatgatgaggtggtTGTCACGGAAGAACCCAATGTTCATGGAAAAGGTGTTCATGTGAAGGCAGAATTTTTTGACTTGACTAGTGACAATGACATTTTTGAAGAAGGGCATATTGCTTACGAACAAGGAGGGTCTGCTCAGGGCGCATCATTTCTTAAACAAGAGTTCACTGTAGATGATGGACACGAGGAAGCTGCCCAGTGCACGGTAACATTACAGATGCAAAATCTTGGAGCAGGTGGTGGACAAGGCGATGCTTCTCAGTTCACAGAGACACTACAGGTGCAAAAACTTAGAGCAGATGATGGTCAAAGTGATGCTGTCCACTCTACAGGAACACTGCTGATGCAAGAACTTAAAACAGATGGTGGACAACGCGGTGCTGCCCAGTGCACAGCAAGTCTACATATGCAAGAACTTAGAGCAGATGATGTACAAGGTGATGCTGCCCAGTGTGTAACAACATTACAGATGCAAGAACTTTCTGCCGATGATGGACAAGGTGATGCTGTCCAGTGCATTACATTACAGAAGAGGCAAGAACCTAGAGCAACATTACAGACACAAAAACATGATGGACAAGGTGATGCTGCCTGGTTCACACCAACATTACAGAGGCAAGAACATACTGCAGACAATGAACAAGGTGACACTGTCCAGTGTACAACAACACAACAGAGGCAGGAATCTATTGCAGATGACACACAAGGTGATTTTCCTCACTGCACAACAGCACTGCAGTGGCAGGGATCTCATAAAGCTCAGTGCACAACAACATTACTAAGGCAGGAGTTTCTAGCAGCAGGTGGTAGCATGCAAGAGGCTGCGCTGTTGAGAAATTCAGCTGAAGCTACCACATCCTTGACAAGTACACAAGGGAGACACATGATAACTGGATTGTTCAATGTGTCTACTGCAACACCATTTCCCCGGCAATTTTGGAAAGCTGGAGATTATGGATCAGCTTCTCAAGCTGCTCTCAACA ATGGCCACAACCGCTTACAGATTCACCCCAAGTTTCTTCATTCTAATGCTACTTCACATAAATGGCCATTTGGTG CTATTGCAGAGCTGCTTGACAACGCAATTGATGAG GTGAGCAATGGGGCAACCTTTGTGAAGATAGACAAGATGAAGCATTCTCCTGATGGAGATTATTCGTTGGTAATAGAAG ACAATGGAGGCGGCATGAGTCCAAAATCTCTTCGACACTGTATGAGCTTTGGATTCTCCCAGAAATGTACCACTTCATCCATTGGGCAAT ATGGAAATGGCTTCAAAACTAGCACGATGAGGCTTGGGGCAGATGCTATTGTATTCACATGCACGAAAGATGATAG GAGATTGACACGAAGTATTGGGTTGCTGTCTTACACATTCCTTATGAGAAGTAACTGCAGTGACATATTTGTACCAGCG GTTGACTATGAATTGGATGCCTCATCTTCAACTTTCAAGAGGAAAATGAACTGCGGTGAAAAACATTTTCTATCTAATCTGTCCACTCTTTTGAAGTGGTGTTCATTTTCAACAGAAGATGAACTATTGAATCAA TTCAGCGATATGGAGTGCCATGGCACAAAAATCTTTGTATTCAACTTGTGGTTAAATGATGCATTGGAAATGGAGCTTGACTTTATAACTGATAAAGAG GATATTTTGATCTCAGGAGCACCGGAGATACGACCAGGGTGGAATACAGTTGAAAGCTTGACACAGATGCATGTAGCAAATCGTTTCCGATATTCGCTTCGG CCATCTATGCTATACCTGCATGTACCTGAAAACTTTCAAATCATCTTGTGTGGACGAGCTGTTGAACCACATTATGTCGTCAATGATCTCATATACCGTGAATGTATCAAATATCGACCACAGGTTGAAGTAACCACAGAG GTTGATGCCATTACTACAATTGGCTTCTTAAAAGGTGCTCCACGACTTGATATCTATGGATTTAGTGTCTACCATAAGAACCGTCTTATACTG CCCTATTGGTGTGCAGGCTCATGTAGTGGACGTAGAAGAGGCATTGCTG GGGTTTTGGAGGCAAACTTCATAAGACCTACACATGATAAGCAAGATTTTGAGAGGACAGGACTTTTCCAGAGACTTGAGACACGATTGAAAGACATGGCAAAAGAGTATTG GACTTACCATTGCCATATGGTTGGTTACAATCCGGTCATGAAAAGGCCTCCTCCAGCACATTATGTATCAACTACTGCTGAAAACAGTGATGATAACTTAGCAGCTCAATCTACCACAAAGACTAATGGTTACAATTCAAGAGCCATGGTATCTGTAGGATTGCACCCTTGTTCAAATGGATATAACGCACAAGATCCTATGCATGCTGATGTTGGTACCTCATTTGATCAAATGAGATATGATGCATGCCCTTCAATGACCATAAATGTGGGGACAACATTACATTCACTAAGATATGCACCCCAACAATCTCAAGCTG AACTATACAAACAAAGAAAGTCTTCTTCAGAGATTCACTGGAGATCTCAAAAAAGGCGGAACACCAATGTTTATTTTGATAAACCTGAAAGCGATAATGGCACAGAG ATGGCAGAGTTCAGAGTTGTACTTGATTCGAATACCATGCTAAAGGCTGA GTGTTCTGAACTTGAGGAAGCAGGAAAGCAGCTGGCCTCTAAG GCAGATAAATTGAGGAAGGAACTTGATGTGTGGCGGCGGATGTACCAGGGCCTAAGTGGCGAATTGCGATTTGATGGCCTTGAAGGGTTGCGCCGCAGTCGCCACTGCAGCAGCTCCAGCATTGGCTTCATATGA